A part of Actinoallomurus bryophytorum genomic DNA contains:
- a CDS encoding CaiB/BaiF CoA transferase family protein, translating into MSDSVSGPLADLRVVEMGQLIAGPFCGQLLGDFGAEVIKLESPGAGDPMRQWGREKPHGQSLWWPVIARNKKSVTCDLRTPEGQDLARRLIDQADIVVENFRPGTLERWGLDFERLRSSNPGLVLVRVTGFGQTGPYAPRAGYGSIGEAMGGVRHVIGDPGSPPSRAGISLGDSLAAVFATLGALAAVHNRHLTGRGQVVDSAIYEAVLAMMESLLPEWAVAGYQRERTGPVLPNVAPSNVYPTKTGEMILVAANQDTVFARLAAVMDRPGLAGDPRYATHAARGHNMDELDELIAGWTAGFGTGELLGKLHDGGVPADRIYTARDMFEDPHFAAREAIIRLAHPDFGELPMHNTFPRLSETPGSVRHLGPELGEHNTNVYGGLLGIAEADLAALSERGIV; encoded by the coding sequence ATGAGCGATTCTGTTTCCGGGCCGCTGGCGGATCTGCGGGTGGTCGAGATGGGCCAGCTCATCGCCGGTCCGTTCTGCGGACAGCTTTTGGGCGACTTCGGTGCCGAGGTGATCAAGCTGGAGTCGCCGGGCGCCGGCGACCCGATGCGCCAGTGGGGCCGCGAAAAGCCCCACGGCCAGTCGTTGTGGTGGCCGGTCATCGCCCGCAACAAGAAGTCGGTCACGTGCGACCTGCGTACGCCCGAGGGTCAGGACCTGGCCAGGCGGCTCATCGACCAGGCCGACATCGTGGTCGAGAACTTCCGCCCCGGCACACTGGAACGCTGGGGCCTGGACTTCGAGCGGCTTCGTTCTTCGAATCCCGGCCTCGTGCTCGTACGGGTCACCGGCTTCGGCCAGACCGGCCCGTACGCCCCTCGCGCCGGTTACGGCTCGATCGGTGAGGCGATGGGCGGTGTCCGCCATGTCATCGGTGATCCCGGCAGCCCGCCGTCCCGTGCCGGGATCTCTTTGGGCGACTCTCTGGCCGCGGTGTTCGCCACCCTCGGCGCGCTCGCCGCCGTACACAATCGGCATTTGACCGGCCGGGGGCAGGTCGTCGACTCCGCCATCTACGAGGCCGTCCTGGCGATGATGGAATCGCTCCTGCCGGAGTGGGCCGTCGCCGGCTACCAGCGCGAACGCACCGGCCCCGTGCTGCCGAACGTCGCGCCGAGCAACGTCTACCCGACCAAGACCGGCGAGATGATCCTGGTCGCGGCCAACCAGGACACGGTCTTCGCCCGCCTGGCCGCCGTGATGGACCGGCCAGGGCTTGCCGGGGACCCTCGCTACGCCACCCACGCCGCCCGGGGCCACAACATGGACGAGCTGGACGAACTGATCGCTGGGTGGACGGCAGGCTTCGGCACCGGGGAGCTACTGGGCAAACTCCACGACGGCGGCGTCCCGGCGGACCGCATCTACACGGCCCGCGACATGTTCGAGGACCCCCACTTCGCCGCCCGCGAAGCGATCATTCGGTTGGCGCATCCCGACTTCGGCGAACTCCCGATGCACAACACATTCCCCCGCCTGAGCGAAACGCCCGGCTCCGTACGCCACCTCGGCCCCGAACTCGGCGAACACAACACCAACGTCTACGGCGGCCTGCTCGGCATCGCCGAGGCCGACCTCGCCGCCTTGTCCGAGCGCGGGATCGTCTAG